One stretch of Streptomyces hygroscopicus DNA includes these proteins:
- a CDS encoding PAS/PAC sensor protein, giving the protein MSEPYEVKFRLPRRRSSVPRARALLHSVLADWGVGQEAAEVGELVLSELVTNALRVRVPNDRLVEVRIARLVDEGVLRLEVSDAGEGKPEVRKPDEDETGGRGLLLVEALAHRWGYERRACGIGKTVWVELKAPDLVSERDGVEIAALAVRVGQRVRVWGEWRTVRNVGTQQRTSGGLTVVLALDDGSAVRIDAAEPLTVRDAGASFSPRGTEDAPG; this is encoded by the coding sequence GTGAGCGAACCGTACGAAGTCAAGTTTCGCCTACCCCGTCGACGGAGCAGCGTTCCGCGGGCGCGGGCGCTGCTGCATTCCGTGCTCGCCGACTGGGGTGTCGGGCAGGAGGCCGCAGAGGTGGGGGAGCTGGTGTTGTCGGAACTGGTGACCAATGCCCTGCGTGTGCGTGTGCCCAATGATCGGCTGGTGGAAGTGCGGATCGCACGGCTGGTGGATGAGGGCGTACTACGGCTCGAGGTCAGCGATGCCGGCGAGGGCAAGCCGGAGGTGCGGAAGCCGGACGAGGACGAGACAGGCGGGCGAGGGCTGCTGCTCGTGGAGGCTCTGGCTCATCGCTGGGGCTATGAAAGGCGCGCCTGCGGGATCGGGAAAACCGTCTGGGTCGAGCTGAAGGCGCCGGATCTGGTGTCGGAACGGGACGGAGTAGAGATCGCCGCGTTGGCGGTCCGAGTCGGTCAGCGTGTACGGGTGTGGGGTGAGTGGCGCACCGTCCGCAATGTGGGCACCCAGCAGCGCACATCGGGCGGGCTCACCGTGGTGCTAGCCCTGGACGACGGCTCGGCAGTGCGAATCGATGCCGCCGAGCCGCTGACTGTCCGAGACGCTGGCGCGTCCTTCTCCCCCCGAGGTACGGAGGACGCGCCAGGATAG
- a CDS encoding cytosine methyltransferase, whose amino-acid sequence MSELREKHPEVGTCVELFAGGGGLAMGVHNAGFRPLLVNEYAKRAIETLQTNEMPGGGKWPLKPGDVRLLRNDFKELAGQVDILAGGPPCQPFSLGGVAKGTEDERNMFPQMFRAIQEMRPKAVICENVRGLLRKSFNPYFQYILNEMRLPFVEREEGATWEEHNEVLEKLLANDSVPDSERYIVKHHPVNAADFGVPQIRQRVVIVAFRADLGLNEANWDKFAPKDTHSDEALIHSMREGGEYWARHREVSEEAKARAIANLPKLNYNNPKTKEKLALQPWRTLRDAIHGVDEFEGHSLPSVSEEAVNSKAQVGVISDHFGWPGARVYTGHTPNLLDRPAKTVKAGVHGVPGGESVMMMDDPTFNGSGYRYMTVRETARVMTFPDEWTLAGPRGEKMRQLGNAVPVKLGKVFADAVAAALNSVGALEKP is encoded by the coding sequence ATGTCTGAGCTGCGAGAGAAGCATCCCGAGGTGGGCACCTGTGTCGAGCTGTTCGCCGGCGGTGGTGGCCTCGCCATGGGTGTCCACAACGCTGGCTTCCGACCGCTGCTCGTGAACGAGTACGCCAAGCGGGCCATCGAGACCCTCCAGACGAACGAGATGCCGGGCGGCGGGAAGTGGCCACTTAAGCCTGGTGACGTCCGCCTACTGCGGAACGACTTCAAGGAACTGGCAGGCCAGGTCGACATCCTCGCCGGCGGCCCACCCTGCCAGCCGTTCAGCCTGGGCGGCGTCGCCAAGGGGACGGAGGACGAACGGAACATGTTCCCTCAGATGTTCCGCGCCATTCAAGAGATGCGACCGAAGGCCGTCATCTGCGAGAACGTCCGGGGTCTACTCAGGAAGTCCTTCAACCCGTACTTCCAGTACATCCTCAACGAGATGAGGCTCCCCTTTGTCGAGCGCGAGGAGGGCGCGACATGGGAGGAGCACAACGAGGTTCTGGAGAAGCTGCTCGCCAACGACTCGGTGCCCGACTCCGAGCGCTACATCGTGAAGCACCACCCCGTGAACGCAGCCGACTTCGGTGTCCCACAAATCCGGCAGCGGGTAGTGATCGTAGCCTTTCGCGCCGACCTCGGGTTGAACGAGGCCAACTGGGACAAATTCGCACCGAAGGACACACACTCCGACGAGGCGCTGATCCATTCCATGCGTGAGGGCGGCGAGTACTGGGCCCGCCATCGGGAGGTCTCGGAGGAAGCGAAGGCTCGCGCCATCGCGAACCTGCCGAAGCTCAACTACAACAACCCGAAGACCAAAGAGAAGCTCGCCCTCCAGCCGTGGCGGACACTCCGGGACGCGATCCACGGTGTTGACGAGTTCGAGGGACACTCCCTGCCGTCAGTCAGCGAGGAGGCGGTCAACAGTAAGGCACAGGTGGGGGTGATCTCCGACCACTTTGGGTGGCCAGGCGCCCGGGTCTACACGGGGCATACCCCCAACCTCCTTGACCGGCCGGCCAAGACTGTCAAGGCCGGCGTGCACGGCGTCCCCGGCGGTGAGTCCGTGATGATGATGGACGACCCGACGTTCAATGGAAGCGGTTACCGGTACATGACGGTCCGCGAGACCGCGCGCGTTATGACCTTCCCGGATGAGTGGACGCTCGCTGGCCCGCGTGGCGAGAAAATGAGGCAGCTCGGGAACGCTGTGCCGGTGAAGCTGGGCAAGGTGTTCGCGGACGCAGTCGCCGCCGCCCTGAACTCGGTCGGCGCCTTGGAGAAGCCGTGA
- a CDS encoding restriction endonuclease Eco29kI encodes MSLENHAEFKLSITKALGDQLAAALKRLTPAPLSMENIRSLRSLPGVYQLYKDEDLVYVGKADRSLPQRIEKHFRKISGRTNISLNQMTFTCLYVDEDFGAVAPERLLINEHRGQGQVPWNYNGFGNNDPGKRRDTTEVDEGHFDHEHPIDLNFKLTELLTQRTSADVAVPLSLLLQETKIHLPYVFRYQASGEFDDIAVELPSVDATADEALRVIAAQLPDKWQITALPGYVIMYPKAEDYPSARRYYRNTGVVDVWQQ; translated from the coding sequence GTGTCGCTGGAGAACCACGCCGAGTTCAAGTTGAGCATCACCAAGGCGCTCGGAGACCAGCTCGCGGCCGCCTTGAAGAGGCTGACGCCGGCACCTCTATCCATGGAGAACATCCGGTCGCTCCGGTCGCTGCCCGGCGTTTATCAGCTCTACAAGGACGAGGACCTCGTCTACGTAGGCAAGGCTGATCGCAGCCTTCCGCAACGTATCGAGAAACACTTCCGGAAGATCTCCGGCCGCACGAACATCTCTCTCAATCAGATGACGTTCACCTGCCTCTACGTGGACGAGGACTTTGGCGCGGTCGCTCCAGAGCGCCTGCTGATCAACGAACACAGGGGGCAGGGGCAAGTTCCATGGAATTACAACGGGTTCGGCAACAACGACCCCGGCAAGCGGCGCGACACGACTGAGGTGGATGAGGGTCACTTCGATCACGAGCACCCGATCGACCTGAACTTCAAGCTGACGGAATTGCTCACCCAACGCACCTCTGCGGACGTGGCGGTGCCTCTCTCCCTCTTGCTCCAGGAGACCAAGATCCATCTTCCGTACGTATTCCGCTACCAGGCTTCAGGGGAGTTCGACGATATAGCCGTGGAGCTCCCCAGCGTGGATGCGACGGCGGATGAGGCCCTGAGGGTGATCGCCGCGCAGCTTCCCGACAAGTGGCAAATCACCGCTCTTCCCGGGTACGTGATCATGTACCCGAAGGCTGAGGACTACCCGAGTGCCCGGCGCTATTACCGAAACACCGGCGTTGTGGACGTCTGGCAGCAGTGA
- a CDS encoding type II restriction enzyme, giving the protein MAEERHFAPYNPLDLENLGRSVEAELLNRVPEPLDEVSPVHGSGIYALYYCGSNPLYAEVSSPDCLVPVYVGQARPTGVRKGTAEEKPDATTLWDRIYEHKQSLHQVHDLEISDFRVRYLVAIEAFVSIAERVIIRHYRPVWNSIVDGFGNHDPGANRRKDSYRPAWDELHPGRWWSHPDNMPTPSKTAADVSRARIRDLLTGRLSEEAVLAIEAEQTEEDERD; this is encoded by the coding sequence ATGGCGGAAGAGCGTCATTTCGCCCCCTATAACCCGCTGGATCTGGAAAACCTTGGACGCAGCGTAGAAGCCGAACTCCTCAACCGGGTGCCCGAGCCGTTGGACGAGGTCAGTCCCGTACACGGGAGTGGCATCTACGCCCTGTACTACTGCGGGTCGAATCCCCTGTACGCGGAGGTCAGTTCGCCAGACTGCCTCGTCCCTGTATACGTCGGGCAAGCCCGGCCCACTGGTGTGCGGAAGGGTACCGCTGAGGAGAAGCCCGATGCCACCACGTTGTGGGACCGGATCTACGAGCACAAGCAGTCGCTCCACCAGGTCCACGACCTGGAAATCTCGGACTTCCGGGTTCGGTACCTGGTCGCGATCGAGGCGTTCGTGAGCATCGCGGAACGGGTGATCATCCGGCACTATCGGCCAGTGTGGAACAGCATCGTCGACGGCTTCGGAAACCACGACCCCGGAGCCAATCGGCGTAAGGATAGTTACCGCCCCGCCTGGGACGAACTGCATCCGGGCCGTTGGTGGTCCCATCCGGACAACATGCCGACGCCGAGCAAAACGGCAGCGGACGTATCCCGTGCCCGGATCCGTGATCTTCTCACTGGAAGGCTGTCCGAAGAAGCCGTTCTCGCCATCGAGGCAGAGCAGACGGAAGAGGATGAGCGCGACTGA
- a CDS encoding amino acid oxidase, giving the protein MSGSERVVVVGAGVSGLTTAVVLADAGVRVHVIADELPGLTSLAAGAMWGPYLVEPKDKVDQWSRHSLEVFRDLAGESAPGVRLTSGIEASRTAETPPDWATTLPDFRPAEPAELPAGFTSGYRFTVPLIDMPVYLDYLQRRLREADGTIEQRRLSSFADAGPASVMVNCTGLGAGVLIPDPDVRPIRGQHVIVANPGLTEFLSEDTGLSPDLLCIYPHGDTVVLGGTAIDGDGRLEADEKAAADILSRCTEIEPRLANAEILGHRVGARPTRDPVRLEVEPLPDGTPLVHNYGHGGAGVTLSWGCAAEVKQLVVGL; this is encoded by the coding sequence ATGAGCGGAAGCGAGCGCGTCGTCGTCGTTGGGGCCGGGGTATCGGGTCTCACCACCGCCGTCGTCCTGGCAGATGCCGGGGTGAGGGTACATGTGATCGCCGATGAGCTGCCAGGCCTGACGTCGCTGGCCGCTGGGGCGATGTGGGGGCCGTATCTCGTCGAGCCGAAGGACAAGGTCGATCAGTGGAGTCGGCACTCCCTGGAGGTCTTTCGCGACCTGGCCGGTGAGTCGGCCCCCGGGGTCCGGCTTACCAGCGGCATCGAGGCTTCCCGTACTGCGGAGACCCCTCCGGACTGGGCCACAACGCTGCCTGACTTCCGCCCGGCCGAGCCTGCTGAGCTTCCGGCCGGTTTCACTTCCGGCTACCGGTTCACCGTCCCTCTGATCGACATGCCGGTTTACCTCGATTACTTGCAGCGCCGCTTGAGGGAAGCAGACGGGACGATTGAGCAGCGTCGGCTGTCTTCCTTCGCCGATGCTGGGCCAGCTTCAGTGATGGTGAACTGCACAGGACTGGGTGCAGGCGTTTTGATTCCTGATCCGGATGTGCGGCCGATCCGCGGACAGCATGTCATTGTCGCTAACCCAGGTCTGACGGAGTTCCTCTCGGAAGATACCGGCCTGTCTCCTGATCTGCTGTGCATCTACCCGCACGGCGATACCGTCGTGTTGGGCGGCACTGCTATCGATGGCGATGGGAGATTGGAAGCGGACGAGAAGGCGGCAGCTGACATTCTGTCCCGCTGTACGGAGATCGAACCACGGCTCGCCAACGCTGAGATACTGGGGCATCGTGTCGGTGCCCGGCCGACTCGTGACCCCGTGAGGCTGGAGGTGGAGCCGCTGCCGGACGGAACGCCGCTGGTGCATAACTACGGCCATGGTGGAGCCGGTGTCACCCTGTCTTGGGGATGTGCTGCCGAGGTGAAGCAACTCGTCGTGGGACTCTGA